In Spiroplasma litorale, a single genomic region encodes these proteins:
- the rplJ gene encoding 50S ribosomal protein L10 → MSVSRPAHVRKTEVINEITNKIKSCKGMVIAEYKKISVAQISDLRKLCLEENVFVKVYKDSLFTRAINELKLSGLDPYLVQQNIFLFSDEDPIKPAKLVAKFSKKNQDLKLKAGIYEGNVMDTAAITEVAMLPSKEELYSMFASSLLYPLRQFMLTVKEIAKTKTD, encoded by the coding sequence TTGTCAGTTTCAAGACCAGCACATGTTCGCAAAACAGAAGTTATAAATGAAATAACTAATAAAATAAAATCATGTAAAGGTATGGTTATTGCTGAATATAAAAAAATATCAGTTGCTCAAATCAGTGATTTAAGAAAACTTTGTTTAGAAGAAAATGTATTTGTAAAAGTTTATAAAGACTCACTTTTTACAAGAGCAATTAATGAATTAAAACTTAGTGGTTTAGACCCATATTTGGTTCAACAAAATATATTTTTATTTTCAGATGAAGACCCAATAAAACCTGCAAAGTTAGTTGCTAAATTTAGCAAAAAAAACCAAGATCTTAAACTTAAGGCTGGAATTTATGAAGGAAATGTTATGGATACAGCAGCAATTACAGAAGTTGCAATGCTCCCTTCAAAAGAAGAACTATACTCAATGTTTGCTTCTTCACTATTATATCCATTGAGACAGTTTATGTTAACTGTAAAAGAAATAGCTAAAACAAAAACAGATTAA
- a CDS encoding MG406 family protein, translating to MNLKKVKLFFLYLTTSILVFFVLLTLLLLKKINYPWLVGYFLGIACCWSGFFYNQFIIRKFIINLDPFFYSTLLILKLGIYIVPFLISLYLQNFINPIGIIIGYNGIIFAPFINGWIKVSRFL from the coding sequence ATGAATTTAAAAAAAGTTAAATTATTTTTTTTATATCTCACGACCTCAATTTTGGTTTTCTTTGTATTGTTAACTTTATTATTGTTGAAAAAAATAAATTATCCATGATTAGTTGGTTATTTTTTAGGAATAGCTTGTTGCTGGTCGGGTTTTTTTTATAATCAATTTATAATACGTAAATTTATTATAAATTTAGACCCTTTCTTTTATTCAACGTTATTGATTTTAAAGTTAGGAATATATATAGTTCCATTCCTTATAAGTCTTTATTTACAAAACTTTATTAATCCAATAGGGATTATAATCGGTTACAATGGGATCATATTCGCTCCTTTTATAAATGGATGAATAAAAGTAAGTAGATTTTTATAA
- the rplL gene encoding 50S ribosomal protein L7/L12, translating into MAVTKDDIIKALEGMKLTELNELVKAIEDHFGVVAAAAVAAPAADAGAAAAPSEVSVMLTSAGGNKVAVIKLVKEITGLGLMEAKKLVDGTLPVALKENVKVENAEEIKKQLMDAGASVDLK; encoded by the coding sequence ATGGCAGTTACAAAAGATGATATTATAAAAGCTTTAGAAGGAATGAAGCTTACAGAATTAAACGAATTAGTTAAAGCAATAGAAGATCACTTCGGTGTAGTTGCAGCAGCAGCAGTTGCAGCACCTGCAGCTGATGCTGGAGCAGCAGCAGCACCTTCAGAAGTAAGTGTAATGCTTACAAGTGCTGGTGGAAATAAAGTTGCTGTTATAAAACTTGTAAAAGAAATTACTGGTTTAGGATTAATGGAAGCTAAAAAATTAGTTGACGGAACATTGCCAGTTGCATTAAAAGAAAATGTTAAAGTTGAAAACGCAGAAGAAATTAAAAAACAATTAATGGATGCAGGAGCATCTGTTGACTTAAAATAA
- the upp gene encoding uracil phosphoribosyltransferase: protein MSFTIIKHPLIIDKLTRMRKVETSSKDFRENLNEIGQLMVYEIFRDMPLKEVDIETPVTKTKGYTIDVPVVLIPIIRAGLGMTEGIQKLVPTARIAHIGLYRNEETLEPVEYYAKKTKNIENSYVIVVDPMLATGGSASKAIEIAKGWGAKQIKFVCLVSVKEGIEKLQKDHPDVEIYTASLDPILNEDGYIVPGLGDAGDRIFGTK from the coding sequence ATGTCATTTACAATTATAAAGCATCCATTAATAATTGATAAACTTACAAGAATGAGAAAAGTGGAAACTTCTTCAAAAGATTTTAGAGAAAACTTGAATGAAATCGGACAGTTGATGGTGTATGAAATATTTAGAGATATGCCTTTAAAAGAGGTTGATATTGAAACACCAGTCACAAAAACTAAAGGATATACAATTGACGTACCAGTTGTTTTAATTCCAATTATAAGGGCTGGATTAGGTATGACTGAAGGTATTCAAAAATTAGTTCCAACAGCAAGAATTGCCCATATTGGTTTATATAGAAACGAAGAAACCTTAGAGCCTGTTGAATACTATGCTAAAAAAACTAAAAATATTGAAAATAGTTATGTAATTGTTGTTGACCCTATGCTAGCAACTGGAGGAAGTGCTTCAAAAGCAATTGAAATTGCAAAAGGTTGAGGCGCTAAGCAAATTAAATTTGTTTGCTTAGTTTCTGTTAAAGAAGGTATTGAAAAATTACAAAAAGATCACCCAGATGTTGAAATATATACCGCAAGTTTAGACCCAATATTAAATGAAGACGGATACATAGTTCCAGGTCTTGGAGATGCAGGAGATAGAATATTTGGTACAAAATAA
- the rpoC gene encoding DNA-directed RNA polymerase subunit beta' — MINKTNKRMIKIKLASPDVIRSWSRGEVTKPETINYKTLKTEKEGLFDERIFGPTRNYECSCGKYKKVKNKGKVCERCGVEITESIVRRERMGHIELEEPVTHIWMLKVAPSRIASILDLKTKEVEEVVYFVSYIVLDPGSSKHLKKGQVLDLGNGKASLKTRDKLLKTLEDLRLNLKPEEFSFKRASNLIEQLSSPQSPFSMDEAATFISRHTSAKFGIGASAIEDLLKNIDLASEIENIREELKEKKGSSDQSKLMKRLEILDSLKKSESRPEWMILRVIPVIPPDIRPIIQLDGGRFTTSEINDLYRRIIIRNERLKKVKSMGAPSIIVNNEKRMLQEAVDALLDNERKPRPVLGKDKRALKSLTSILKGKQGRFRQNLLGKRVDYSGRSVIAIGPDLKMYQAGIPRDMAITLFKPFVIKKLQEDGHAENVKVAEKLISSNDSKVWDVLEEVIKDRPVLLNRAPTLHRLGIQAFEPKLVKGKAIRLHPLVTTAFNADFDGDQMAVHLPISEEAVAEARALMLGSKAILGPKDGKPIVTPTQDMILGNYYITTEEKEADNPELLGQGTLFTSYNEVLLAYETKKASLNAVVGIPVSELENKIFAEEDMDKILITTVGKIIFNQMFNEKFPWIINSNILNAENEVKKFLVSSDTNIREYIEKEYVLQQPIKKKELSLIIERYFQSYGAQKTAQMLDNMKDLGFKFSSKSGTTISAADVVAYTEKFEEFKIADQKVKDITKFYNSGMLTKSEKKRRVIAVWSNVKDTIQNKLEQILKKDLKNPVFVMADSGARGNVSNFTQLVGMRGLMNDPKGDIKEIPIKSSFREGLTVSEYFISTHGARKGMADVALKTADSGYLTRRLVDISQEIIVTQDDCQPAKGFWVHSIIETKHDNVIVPLKDRLVGRYSFEDIDDNAGKNILKANELITPEIADKIVEAGVEDVQIRTILTCDTERGVCQKCYGINLATGEVVTIGEPVGVIAAQSIGEPGTQLTMRTFHTGGVAGGADITQGLPRIKELLDITTPKGSIAIISQIDGIVKETKEEDGIVSIVVASDQDEKRYKSQYGAILRVEEGEHVIRGQKLTEGAINIKELLEVARVEDVQNYILKEVQKVYRLQGIEISDKYIEIIIKQMLNKVKIIDSGETDLLPGEVISAKAFRNEVKEAIIKNKKPPLAKNVIFGIKKAPLESDSWLSSASFQDTARVIVKAVIKGKVDKLAGLKENIMLGNLIPAGTGLTGSEEIIKKGKEVYEQEY; from the coding sequence ATGATAAACAAAACAAATAAAAGAATGATAAAAATCAAATTAGCTTCTCCCGATGTAATTAGAAGTTGATCAAGAGGTGAAGTTACAAAACCTGAAACAATAAACTACAAAACTTTGAAAACTGAAAAAGAAGGTCTTTTTGATGAAAGAATATTTGGCCCAACTAGAAATTATGAATGTAGTTGTGGAAAATATAAAAAAGTTAAAAACAAAGGTAAAGTTTGTGAACGTTGTGGAGTTGAAATAACTGAATCTATTGTAAGACGTGAAAGAATGGGACATATTGAATTAGAAGAACCAGTAACACACATCTGAATGTTAAAAGTTGCTCCATCAAGAATAGCTTCAATTTTAGATTTAAAAACTAAGGAAGTTGAAGAAGTAGTTTATTTTGTAAGTTACATAGTGTTAGACCCAGGTTCATCTAAACATTTAAAAAAAGGACAAGTACTGGATTTAGGAAATGGTAAAGCAAGTTTAAAAACAAGAGATAAATTATTAAAAACTTTAGAAGATTTAAGATTAAATCTTAAACCTGAAGAATTTTCTTTTAAACGTGCTTCAAATTTAATTGAGCAATTAAGTTCACCACAAAGTCCATTTTCAATGGATGAGGCTGCTACATTTATATCTAGACACACAAGTGCAAAATTTGGAATTGGTGCAAGTGCAATAGAGGATTTATTAAAAAATATAGATTTAGCAAGTGAAATTGAAAATATTAGAGAAGAATTAAAAGAGAAAAAAGGATCATCTGATCAAAGTAAACTAATGAAAAGATTAGAAATTTTAGACTCCCTTAAAAAGTCTGAATCTAGACCTGAATGAATGATTTTGCGTGTAATACCAGTTATTCCTCCTGATATAAGACCAATTATACAACTTGATGGTGGTCGTTTCACTACTTCAGAAATTAATGATTTATATAGAAGAATAATTATTAGAAATGAACGTTTAAAAAAAGTTAAGTCAATGGGTGCTCCAAGTATTATTGTAAACAATGAAAAACGTATGTTACAAGAAGCTGTTGATGCTTTGTTGGACAACGAAAGAAAACCTAGACCAGTACTCGGTAAAGATAAAAGAGCATTAAAATCTCTAACTTCAATACTAAAAGGTAAACAAGGAAGATTTAGACAAAACTTGTTGGGTAAACGTGTTGACTACTCAGGTAGATCAGTTATTGCAATCGGACCAGACTTAAAAATGTATCAAGCCGGTATCCCAAGAGATATGGCTATAACATTGTTTAAACCATTTGTAATTAAAAAATTACAAGAAGATGGACATGCAGAAAACGTTAAAGTTGCTGAAAAACTAATCTCAAGTAACGATTCAAAAGTTTGAGATGTTCTAGAAGAAGTAATCAAAGATAGACCTGTTTTACTTAACAGGGCACCAACTTTGCATAGACTTGGAATACAAGCATTTGAACCAAAACTTGTTAAAGGTAAAGCGATTAGACTTCACCCTCTTGTAACAACTGCATTTAATGCCGATTTTGACGGAGACCAAATGGCTGTTCACTTACCAATAAGTGAAGAAGCAGTTGCAGAAGCAAGAGCGCTAATGCTTGGATCAAAAGCTATTTTAGGTCCTAAAGATGGTAAACCAATTGTTACTCCAACTCAGGATATGATTTTAGGTAACTATTACATTACAACTGAAGAAAAAGAAGCAGATAATCCAGAATTATTGGGTCAAGGTACTTTATTCACAAGTTATAATGAAGTTTTATTGGCTTATGAAACTAAAAAAGCTTCACTTAATGCTGTAGTTGGAATTCCAGTAAGCGAATTAGAAAATAAAATATTTGCAGAAGAAGATATGGATAAAATTTTAATAACAACAGTTGGTAAAATAATTTTTAACCAAATGTTTAATGAAAAATTCCCATGAATAATAAACTCAAATATTTTAAACGCAGAAAACGAAGTTAAGAAATTTTTAGTAAGCAGCGATACAAATATAAGAGAATATATTGAAAAAGAATATGTTCTTCAACAACCAATTAAAAAGAAAGAGTTATCATTAATTATTGAAAGATATTTCCAATCATACGGTGCTCAAAAAACAGCACAAATGTTGGACAACATGAAAGATTTAGGATTTAAATTTTCTTCTAAATCTGGAACCACAATTAGTGCTGCTGACGTTGTTGCATATACTGAAAAATTTGAAGAGTTTAAAATTGCAGATCAAAAAGTTAAAGATATTACAAAATTCTATAACTCAGGAATGCTTACTAAAAGTGAGAAAAAACGTAGAGTTATTGCTGTTTGATCAAATGTAAAAGATACTATTCAAAATAAACTTGAACAGATACTTAAAAAAGATTTAAAAAATCCTGTTTTTGTTATGGCTGACTCAGGTGCTCGTGGTAACGTATCAAACTTTACACAACTTGTTGGTATGAGGGGATTAATGAATGACCCTAAAGGTGATATTAAAGAAATTCCAATTAAATCTTCTTTCCGTGAAGGATTAACAGTTTCTGAATATTTCATTTCAACTCATGGTGCACGTAAAGGTATGGCTGACGTTGCTTTAAAAACTGCTGACTCAGGTTACTTAACACGTAGATTAGTGGATATTTCACAAGAAATAATTGTAACCCAAGATGATTGTCAACCAGCAAAAGGTTTTTGAGTCCACTCAATTATTGAAACAAAACATGACAATGTTATTGTTCCTTTAAAAGATAGACTTGTTGGTAGATACTCTTTTGAAGATATAGATGATAATGCTGGTAAAAATATATTAAAAGCTAACGAGTTAATTACCCCTGAAATAGCTGATAAAATTGTTGAAGCGGGTGTTGAAGATGTTCAAATCAGAACAATATTAACTTGTGATACTGAACGAGGAGTATGCCAAAAATGTTATGGAATTAACTTGGCAACAGGTGAAGTCGTAACTATTGGTGAACCTGTTGGTGTTATTGCAGCACAATCAATTGGAGAACCAGGTACTCAGTTAACAATGCGTACATTCCATACTGGTGGTGTTGCTGGTGGTGCTGATATAACTCAAGGTTTACCTCGTATTAAAGAATTATTAGATATAACAACTCCAAAAGGTTCTATTGCAATAATTTCACAAATTGATGGTATTGTAAAAGAGACAAAAGAAGAAGATGGTATTGTTTCAATTGTTGTTGCATCAGACCAAGATGAAAAAAGATATAAATCACAATATGGTGCAATTCTTCGTGTTGAAGAAGGAGAACATGTTATACGTGGTCAAAAACTAACAGAAGGAGCAATAAATATTAAAGAGCTTCTTGAAGTTGCGCGTGTTGAAGATGTCCAAAACTACATCCTAAAAGAAGTTCAAAAAGTTTATAGACTTCAAGGTATTGAAATATCTGATAAATATATTGAAATAATAATTAAACAAATGCTAAATAAAGTAAAAATAATTGACTCAGGTGAAACAGATTTATTACCAGGTGAAGTTATTTCTGCAAAAGCATTTAGAAATGAAGTTAAAGAAGCAATTATTAAAAATAAAAAACCTCCTTTAGCAAAAAATGTTATCTTTGGTATTAAAAAAGCTCCGCTTGAATCAGATTCTTGACTTTCATCAGCTTCATTCCAAGATACTGCAAGAGTTATTGTAAAAGCAGTTATTAAAGGAAAAGTTGATAAATTAGCCGGTCTAAAAGAAAATATTATGCTAGGAAATCTAATTCCAGCTGGTACTGGTTTAACTGGTAGTGAAGAAATAATTAAAAAAGGTAAAGAAGTTTACGAACAAGAATATTAG
- the rpiB gene encoding ribose 5-phosphate isomerase B codes for MKVIIGNDHTAVELKNKIVEYLKKKNIEVKNIGTDSSEAVGYPDFGAKVAREVVQSNSVGIVICGSGIGISIAANKVKKARAALCRDEKDAEMARKHNNANILALGARILATEKAISILDTFLNTSFEGERHQKRVEKLDNL; via the coding sequence ATGAAAGTAATAATTGGAAACGATCATACGGCAGTTGAATTAAAAAATAAAATTGTTGAATACCTTAAGAAAAAAAATATTGAAGTTAAAAATATAGGAACTGATAGCTCAGAAGCAGTTGGTTATCCTGACTTTGGGGCAAAAGTAGCACGTGAAGTTGTTCAATCAAATTCAGTTGGAATTGTTATATGTGGTAGCGGCATTGGAATATCAATTGCTGCAAATAAAGTTAAAAAAGCTAGAGCTGCTTTATGCCGTGATGAAAAAGATGCGGAAATGGCTAGAAAACATAATAATGCAAACATTTTAGCATTAGGAGCAAGGATTTTGGCAACAGAAAAAGCAATTAGTATATTAGATACATTTTTAAATACTTCTTTCGAAGGAGAAAGACACCAAAAAAGAGTTGAAAAATTAGATAATTTATAG
- a CDS encoding F0F1 ATP synthase subunit A, with amino-acid sequence MVSYLVSGELFDGFLALTPQLFSVFMTFIIICTFCIVYNVKIRNRNEEKELSGFLVLTEMFISKVEGIVISIMGKEHRKLTPYMMYIFMYIVISSVVALLGFEPLTTSYTTTFSMAFVTFIGIYYYGIRYQKWAFLKRYYNPVELIGQFVPLISLSFRLFGNMLGGSVILALLYTALINMQAGWFSNVGSVSDSMANDWLAQYKYWWSGFNILTISLMPWLHLYFDLFDGVIQSIVFSMLTLSYWSSSANGESGEE; translated from the coding sequence ATGGTCTCTTACTTAGTTAGTGGTGAATTATTTGATGGATTTTTAGCATTAACTCCACAACTCTTTTCTGTATTCATGACGTTTATTATAATTTGTACATTTTGTATAGTATACAATGTCAAGATTAGAAATAGGAACGAAGAAAAAGAACTTTCAGGCTTTCTTGTTTTAACAGAAATGTTTATTAGCAAAGTTGAAGGAATTGTAATATCAATTATGGGAAAAGAGCATAGAAAACTAACCCCATATATGATGTACATATTTATGTATATTGTCATCTCATCAGTGGTTGCGTTGCTTGGTTTTGAACCATTAACAACATCATATACAACCACATTCTCGATGGCTTTTGTTACATTTATAGGTATTTATTATTATGGAATTAGATACCAAAAATGAGCATTTTTAAAAAGGTACTATAACCCAGTAGAATTAATTGGACAATTTGTACCTTTGATATCTTTATCATTTAGGTTATTTGGTAATATGCTTGGAGGTAGTGTAATATTAGCGCTATTATATACAGCGTTAATTAATATGCAAGCAGGTTGATTTAGCAATGTTGGTTCTGTATCTGATTCAATGGCTAATGACTGACTTGCTCAGTATAAATATTGGTGATCAGGATTTAATATATTAACTATATCGTTAATGCCTTGATTGCATTTATATTTTGATTTATTTGATGGAGTTATCCAATCTATAGTATTCTCAATGCTTACTTTATCATATTGGTCTAGTTCAGCAAACGGAGAATCTGGAGAAGAATAA
- the rpoB gene encoding DNA-directed RNA polymerase subunit beta, producing MNFKTKKINALVQRRDYSKVSGNLELPNLIELQTATFEWFKKVGINEVFSEVFPIMSADGNIVLSLTDWDFREPRMSMVKAKEESKIYDAPIYANLSLTIHMEDVEVLKNNIIGSTEAFLKSWLQEKLEANTLDFKNGKDNLYFFEFKSKYGEKDSIQIELKEEKEDMFIATVDIYKTGEVFFGEFPLMTDRGTFIINGSEKVVVSQLVRSPGSYFKQEMNRKNGEMIYFADVIPSRGTWLEFELETKKTLDNKNASVFYVKIDKSRKTTVSSLLTAFKMEKDEILEIFDNDKIIELSYEQDTLTGDINIDFENQVQEIYKKIRQGETATADGASKYLYGLLFDKRKYDLTKAGRFKLQQKLAVKNRLIGRILAEDIVDVKGKVVFEKGLEVTKDNIDDIDVVLSAGAMVQKINFNNNIESGNEIQKIKVYKDNDLRDEVATIIGITNKSKDEFINIPDIIATISYALNLTNGIGEIDDIDHLGNRRVRTVGELLQNQFRIGMMRIEKNVREKLATSNPYKMKPSGVINNKPLTAIIGEFFNLSQLSQFMDQTNPLAELTNKRRLTALGPGGLSRDRAALEVRDVHPSHYGRICPIETPEGPNIGLINNLSTYAKINEYGFIETPYRKVKNKKVILDQYEYLTADKEKEYVVAQANIKIAEDGTIIDDQVIARYRGDDIMVNSSDVDYVDVSPKQIVSIATSCIPFLENDDANRALMGANMQRQAVPLIDPESPVVGTGVEFEAARDSGDAIVATEGGVVKYVDSKRIVVEQKNGIKNYDLNDFNRSNNGTAITHIPIVKVGDKVKKRDILADGPSMEKGELALGQNVVVAFTTWNGYNYEDAVIVSERVVIDDRFTSIHIDEYTIERRQTKQGQEEITRDIPNVSEAIKKNLDEDGIVAIGSEVKVGDILVGKVTPKSQTQLSPEDKLLHAIFGEKSRNVKDNSLRVPNGGEGIVKSIKRFSKANGHDLPADILEVIKVYVVQKRKIQEGDKMAGRHGNKGVISKILPIEDMPHMEDGTPVDIMLNPQGVPSRMNIGQVLEIHLGMAAQKLGIKISTPVFEGVKEEDLKDIMAEAGMTNYGKVKLIDGRTGEAFDKPISVGVMYMLKLSHMVDDKLHTRNIGPYSLITQQPLGGKAQNGGQRFGEMEVWALEAYGAAYTLREILTIKSDDIKGRIKTYESIVRSKPIPKPGIPESFNVLTKEIMGLGFDMHMIDENGKKVPISAYDENEIDIDELNNFMENSNETFDNSNEITDFEETSIEELKQED from the coding sequence ATGAATTTCAAAACAAAAAAAATAAATGCGCTTGTTCAAAGAAGGGACTACTCAAAAGTTTCTGGAAACCTAGAACTTCCTAACTTAATTGAACTACAAACTGCAACTTTCGAATGATTTAAGAAAGTTGGAATAAATGAAGTATTTTCTGAAGTATTTCCAATAATGTCAGCTGATGGGAACATAGTTCTTTCACTTACAGATTGAGACTTTAGAGAACCAAGAATGTCAATGGTAAAAGCAAAAGAAGAGTCAAAAATTTATGATGCACCAATTTATGCAAATCTTTCTCTTACAATTCATATGGAAGATGTTGAGGTTTTAAAAAATAACATCATAGGTTCAACAGAAGCTTTTTTAAAAAGCTGATTACAAGAAAAATTAGAAGCCAACACTCTAGATTTTAAAAACGGTAAAGATAATCTTTATTTTTTTGAGTTTAAAAGCAAGTATGGAGAAAAAGACTCTATACAAATTGAATTAAAAGAAGAAAAAGAAGATATGTTTATTGCAACTGTAGATATATATAAAACAGGGGAAGTTTTCTTTGGGGAATTCCCTTTAATGACAGACAGAGGAACATTCATTATTAATGGAAGTGAAAAAGTTGTAGTTTCGCAATTAGTTCGTTCACCTGGAAGTTATTTTAAACAAGAGATGAACCGTAAAAATGGTGAAATGATTTATTTTGCAGATGTAATACCATCAAGAGGAACATGGTTAGAGTTTGAACTAGAGACAAAAAAAACTCTTGATAATAAAAACGCAAGTGTTTTTTATGTAAAAATAGATAAATCTAGAAAAACAACAGTTTCAAGCTTACTAACTGCATTCAAAATGGAAAAGGATGAAATTCTTGAAATTTTTGACAATGATAAAATTATTGAGTTAAGTTATGAACAAGATACATTAACAGGTGATATTAATATAGATTTTGAAAATCAAGTCCAAGAAATTTATAAAAAAATTAGACAAGGTGAAACAGCAACGGCAGATGGAGCAAGTAAATATTTATATGGTCTTTTGTTTGATAAAAGAAAATATGATCTTACAAAAGCAGGAAGATTTAAATTGCAACAAAAATTAGCTGTTAAAAACAGATTAATTGGAAGAATTTTAGCCGAAGATATTGTTGATGTAAAAGGAAAAGTTGTGTTTGAGAAAGGTCTTGAAGTAACAAAAGATAATATTGATGACATTGATGTAGTTTTAAGTGCAGGGGCAATGGTTCAAAAAATAAATTTTAATAATAATATTGAGTCAGGTAATGAAATTCAAAAAATAAAAGTTTATAAAGACAATGACTTAAGAGATGAAGTTGCAACAATAATTGGAATAACAAATAAATCTAAAGATGAATTTATTAACATCCCAGATATTATTGCAACAATATCTTATGCTTTAAACTTGACTAATGGTATTGGAGAAATTGATGATATTGATCATTTAGGAAATAGAAGAGTCCGTACAGTTGGAGAATTATTACAAAATCAATTCAGAATCGGTATGATGCGTATTGAAAAAAACGTTCGTGAAAAACTTGCGACTTCTAATCCTTACAAAATGAAACCATCAGGAGTTATAAACAATAAACCACTTACTGCGATAATTGGTGAATTCTTTAACTTATCTCAATTATCTCAATTTATGGACCAAACTAACCCTCTTGCAGAATTAACAAACAAACGTAGATTAACTGCTCTTGGGCCAGGTGGACTAAGTAGAGATAGGGCTGCTCTTGAAGTTAGGGACGTTCACCCATCTCACTATGGAAGAATTTGTCCAATTGAAACACCTGAGGGACCAAATATCGGATTGATTAACAACCTTTCTACTTATGCAAAAATAAATGAATATGGATTTATTGAAACACCATATAGAAAAGTTAAAAATAAAAAAGTAATTTTAGATCAATACGAATATTTAACAGCTGATAAAGAAAAAGAATATGTTGTAGCACAAGCAAATATTAAAATTGCAGAAGATGGAACAATTATTGATGACCAAGTTATTGCAAGATACAGAGGTGATGACATTATGGTTAATTCATCAGATGTTGATTATGTGGACGTTTCACCTAAGCAAATTGTTTCAATTGCTACATCATGTATTCCATTCTTGGAAAATGATGATGCCAACCGTGCGCTTATGGGTGCCAATATGCAACGTCAAGCCGTACCTTTAATTGACCCAGAATCTCCAGTTGTTGGAACTGGTGTTGAATTTGAAGCCGCTAGAGACTCAGGGGATGCAATTGTTGCAACTGAAGGTGGAGTTGTAAAATATGTTGATTCTAAAAGAATTGTTGTAGAACAAAAAAATGGTATTAAAAATTATGATTTAAATGATTTTAATAGATCAAATAATGGAACGGCAATTACTCACATCCCAATTGTTAAAGTTGGAGATAAAGTTAAAAAAAGAGATATATTAGCCGATGGTCCTTCAATGGAAAAAGGTGAACTTGCTCTTGGTCAAAATGTAGTTGTTGCTTTTACAACTTGAAATGGATATAACTATGAAGATGCAGTTATCGTTTCAGAAAGAGTTGTAATTGATGACAGATTCACTTCAATTCATATTGATGAATATACTATCGAAAGAAGACAAACAAAACAAGGTCAAGAAGAAATAACAAGAGATATTCCAAATGTTTCTGAGGCTATTAAGAAAAATCTTGATGAAGACGGTATTGTAGCAATTGGTTCAGAAGTTAAAGTTGGAGATATCTTAGTTGGTAAAGTAACACCAAAATCTCAAACACAACTTTCTCCTGAAGATAAACTATTACATGCAATCTTTGGTGAAAAATCAAGAAATGTTAAAGATAACTCTTTAAGAGTACCAAATGGTGGAGAAGGTATTGTTAAATCAATCAAAAGATTTAGTAAAGCAAATGGGCATGATTTACCTGCTGATATTCTTGAAGTTATAAAAGTATATGTTGTTCAAAAACGTAAAATTCAAGAAGGTGACAAAATGGCAGGTCGTCACGGTAATAAAGGTGTTATATCAAAAATATTACCAATTGAAGACATGCCACATATGGAAGATGGTACACCAGTTGACATTATGTTAAACCCGCAAGGGGTTCCATCTCGTATGAATATCGGTCAAGTTTTAGAAATCCACCTTGGTATGGCCGCACAAAAATTAGGAATAAAAATAAGTACTCCTGTTTTTGAAGGTGTTAAAGAAGAAGATTTAAAAGACATAATGGCAGAAGCTGGAATGACAAACTACGGTAAAGTTAAGTTAATTGATGGTAGAACTGGTGAAGCTTTTGATAAACCAATATCAGTTGGTGTTATGTATATGTTAAAACTTTCTCACATGGTTGATGACAAACTGCATACTAGAAATATTGGACCATACTCATTAATTACCCAACAACCGCTTGGTGGAAAAGCACAAAATGGTGGACAAAGATTTGGGGAAATGGAAGTTTGAGCACTTGAAGCATATGGGGCTGCCTATACTCTTAGAGAAATATTAACAATTAAATCAGATGACATAAAAGGACGTATTAAAACTTACGAATCTATTGTTAGATCTAAACCAATCCCAAAACCAGGTATCCCTGAATCTTTTAATGTTTTAACAAAAGAAATAATGGGTCTTGGATTTGATATGCATATGATTGATGAGAATGGTAAAAAAGTTCCTATTAGTGCATATGATGAAAACGAAATAGATATTGATGAATTAAATAATTTTATGGAGAACAGTAATGAAACTTTTGATAATTCAAATGAAATTACTGACTTTGAAGAAACAAGTATTGAAGAATTAAAACAAGAAGATTAG